A genomic region of Anopheles coustani chromosome 3, idAnoCousDA_361_x.2, whole genome shotgun sequence contains the following coding sequences:
- the LOC131264873 gene encoding uncharacterized protein LOC131264873 produces the protein MYCKVESQRLMYQRNNQRQLRAELYQGVWDIIAGDQPLPNVDTQRQQQTPEQAIVRKNQESSSTGRRVILAPSYVGTSSDRYMRAQYQDAMAIVRAFGKPDLFITITCKPKWSEITQLLLPGQHASERPDLTARVFHAKKNAILDDLNKGALGVEVAKVYVIEFQKRGLLHAHLLLILGDDDKPQTPDDYDKFVSAEIPDPANEQLYHTVMRCMMQGPCGSFNQQSPCMKDGVCSKRYPKSFRDQTHATENGYPGYRRRDNGRTVIVKRVALDNRHVVPYNPWLLHKYDCHFNVEVCTSITGVKYLYKYIFKGNDRAAVSLGQEVDEIQMFLDVRYISASESCWRIMRFEVQAKSHVVVTLPIHLQNQQSVLFRPDGSGETILARARNTELTCFFELATHDEFAKTLLYHEVPTHFRFAKPIAGQRQPWHSRTGSQWIRRTRHDKLLIGRMVYCPMTDMERYCLRLLLCYRKGPTSYLDLPTVRGTVCPTYQQAAVQEGLQQDDNVWDRTLREAASFQMPWQLRYCFAMILTAGQPKNPRLLWDTFADHFSEDFHRQLRDNYTADATDDHNRLLRDIEHFRAVSEIDRFLRSATPAKDLTCIPGMPQLADYVHVQPHLIDGDGGNPLIRSERQYSVTDLDRTLRKVHQLNEDQRTVMPIANEAELISETVLIVWDEASMASRYALEAVDRTLQDIIGVQRPFGGKVVLLSGDFRQILPIVPKRTESHIIDQCIKRSVLWPHFNKLQLQINLRVRSAPDANRASDLQQFADFLLQIGEGRHETFPGLNPSLAKIPVDIVSPRTDQLQDDLHALITRVYTELERFYRHSHYFTDRSILSPLNADVTTINNVVLDRIPEPLMEYRSVDTLVNPEEQENLQLPPEFLNSLNISGIPVHRLRLKRFVSVLLLRNLNTEMGLCNGTRLQIIDMKANCIHARILTGKRLGDDVLLPRIYCDTNDKGLPF, from the exons ATGTACTGCAAAGTCGAATCTCAACGACTGATGTACCAGCGTAATAACCAACGACAGCTTCGGGCAGAACTTTATCAGGGTGTCTGGGATATTATTGCTGGTGACCAACCCCTGCCCAACGTCGACACACAGCGCCAACAACAAACTCCCGAGCAGGCCATCGTTCGGAAAAATCAGGAGTCCAGCAGCACGGGACGACGAGTGATTTTGGCGCCATCCTACGTAGGTACATCCAGCGACCGGTACATGCGGGCACAGTACCAGGATGCAATGGCCATCGTACGTGCCTTTGGTAAACCGGACTTATTTATCACCATCACCTGCAAACCCAAGTGGTCCGAAATAACCCAGCTCCTACTACCCGGTCAACACGCGTCCGAACGACCAGATCTCACGGCCAGAGTTTTTCATGCAAAGAAAAACGCGATACTGGATGATCTAAACAAGGGTGCACTTGGTGTGGAAGTCGCAAAAGTGTACGTCATCGAATTCCAGAAGCGTGGACTACTCCATGCGCATCTGTTGCTTATCCTAGGGGACGACGACAAACCTCAAACACCGGATGACTACGATAAGTTCGTTTCGGCAGAAATTCCGGATCCGGCCAACGAACAGCTTTACCACACCGTAATGCGATGCATGATGCAAGGACCGTGTGGGAGTTTTAATCAGCAGTCTCCGTGTATGAAGGACGGAGTATGCTCGAAACGATACCCGAAATCCTTCCGTGATCAGACGCACGCTACCGAGAATGGCTATCCAGGATACCGCCGTCGGGACAACGGACGCACCGTTATTGTGAAAAGGGTGGCGCTTGATAATCGACACGTCGTACCATACAATCCGTGGCTCTTGCACAAGTACGACTGTCATTTCAACGTCGAAGTGTGTACGTCGATCACAGGAGTTAAGTACCTGTACAAATATATCTTCAAGGGAAATGATCGGGCAGCGGTTTCCCTCGGACAGGAGGTCGACGAAATTCAGATGTTTCTCGACGTGCGGTACATTTCGGCATCTGAAAGCTGCTGGAGAATTATGCGTTTCGAGGTACAGGCGAAATCACATGTCGTGGTTACACTACCGATCCATCTGCAAAATCAGCAGAGTGTCCTTTTTAGACCAGATGGATCGGGTGAAACCATTCTGGCACGTGCGCGGAATACTGAGTTGACGTGCTTCTTCGAACTGGCAACGCATGATGAATTCGCAAAAACACTTCTGTACCACGAGGTCCCTACGCATTTTCGCTTTGCAAAACCAATAGCAGGTCAACGGCAGCCATGGCACAGTCGTACGGGCAGTCAGTGGATACGGCGCACCCGTCACGACAAGTTGCTTATCGGGCGAATGGTCTACTGTCCCATGACGGACATGGAGCGCTACTGCTTGCGACTTTTGTTATGCTACCGCAAAGGGCCCACCTCCTACCTGGATTTGCCCACAGTTCGTGGCACTGTGTGTCCAACATACCAGCAAGCCGCCGTACAGGAAGGTCTACAGCAGGATGACAACGTGTGGGATCGGACACTACGCGAAGCAGCATCATTTCAAATGCCCTGGCAGCTTCGTtattgcttcgcaatgatccTGACAGCTGGACAACCAAAAAACCCACGACTTCTATGGGACACGTTTGCAGATCACTTCAGCGAGGACTTCCATCGACAACTTCGCGATAACTACACGGCGGATGCGACTGATGACCACAACAGGCTGTTGCGTGACATCGAGCATTTCCGAGCCGTTAGCGAGATCGACCGTTTTCTGCGCAGCGCTACACCGGCCAAAGATCTTACGTGCATTCCGGGTATGCCGCAGCTTGCTGACTACGTTCACGTTCAGCCGCACCTGATCGATGGAGACGGTGGTAACCCATTGATCAGAAGTGAGCGTCAGTATTCAGTGACCGATCTCGACCGTACACTCCGTAAGGTGCACCAGCTGAACGAGGATCAACGAACAGTGATGCCTATCGCGAACGAA GCTGAGCTGATAAGCGAGACTGTCCTCATTGTGTGGGACGAAGCTTCGATGGCCAGTCGTTACGCTCTCGAAGCCGTCGATCGCACACTGCAGGACATTATCGGTGTGCAACGACCGTTCGGTGGCAAAGTTGTGTTGCTCTCCGGTGATTTTCGCCAGATCCTTCCCATAGTACCAAAGAGAACGGAGAGCCATATCATTGATCAGTGCATCAAGCGGAGTGTACTTTGGCCGCACTTCAACAAGCTGCAATTACAGATCAACTTGCGTGTACGCTCTGCCCCCGACGCGAACCGTGCTAGCGATCTGCAGCAGTTCGCCGACTTTTTGCTCCAAATTGGTGAAGGTCGTCACGAAACTTTCCCCGGACTGAATCCATCATTGGCAAAAATACCGGTAGACATCGTATCGCCCCGAACCGATCAGCTTCAGGATGATCTGCATGCATTGATCACCAGAGTGTACACTGAACTGGAGCGGTTTTATCGGCACTCGCATTATTTTACGGATCGCTCAATTCTATCACCATTAAACGCTGATGTCACCACCATCAACAACGTCGTGTTGGACAGAATTCCGGAACCACTCATGGAATACCGTTCTGTTGACACGCTGGTGAATCCAGAGGAGCAAGAAAATCTCCAGCTGCCTCCAGAGTTCTTGAACTCACTAAATATCAGCGGCATACCAGTACATCGGCTGCGATTGAAGCGATTCGTTTCAGTTCTCCTACTGCGCAACCTCAACACCGAAATGGGATTGTGCAATGGTACACGGTTGCAGATAATTGATATGAAGGCGAACTGCATCCATGCCCGTATACTTACGGGTAAGCGACTAGGCGATGACGTGCTGCTTCCTCGGATCTACTGCGATACCAACGACAAGGGTCTACCATTCTAG